In Daucus carota subsp. sativus chromosome 4, DH1 v3.0, whole genome shotgun sequence, one DNA window encodes the following:
- the LOC108219366 gene encoding uncharacterized protein LOC108219366 codes for MGRPPSHGAPTFRFNNAEVAEMEAMLQANNATVPAREVLEALAQKFSTSPERSGKFVVQMKQVWNWFQNRRYAIRARRVPGKQNTSALSRDDSAVPKNVAQAAQLQHPQPQHPQSQHPQQQHLQPQHTQPQHPQLQQPQLQHPQPHLQPQHPQPQQHLQPQHPQPQPAPLATLRNVPEAPIHLPASAGSVADSTPTEFEAKSARDGAWYDVASFLSHRNLETGDPEVLVRFAGFGAEEDEWVDIRRHVRQRSLPCESSECVAVLPGDLVLCFQEGKEQALYFDAHVLDSQRRRHDIRGCRCRFLVRYDHDQSEEIVPLRKVCRRPETDHRLQLLHALNDSATAKQLKAGIEPRTASSLRVYPPPEVTERQLQKEEYVDVIPVVPATSNSNLVAGSDTKIQQPNGSEIEDAAPVKISDSLQGSGVQLLEAPGLITTVIQKDPITPLGKNTATEDAVDEAATNIRGNQLDAVLNDVDVHEADTNIEGHPNVTQETNDVLIKAATNIEEDINGTSENDAMFNEDVANTVEDMNGSPEDEAVLNEDAGNAEDQAVLNEDARNLEDGAVSNEDAGNVEGDTNGMLEDGTVLYEDGANIEGNTNGMVEDVVLLNENVTGTSTTADQ; via the exons ATGGGAAGGCCCCCCAGTCATGGAGCTCCTACCTTTCGCTTTAACAACGCcgag GTTGCGGAAATGGAAGCTATGTTGCAAGCGAACAATGCCACAGTGCCGGCACGCGAAGTTCTTGAAGCGCTTGCTCAGAAATTCAG CACATCGCCAGAAAGATCGGGAAAGTTTGTAGTTCAAATGAAACAA GTGTGGAATTGGTTCCAGAATAGGCGTTATGCTATAAGAGCAAGAAGAGTTCCTGGGAAACAAAATACATCTGCACTTTCTCGAGATGATTCAGCTGTGCCAAAAAATGTTGCTCAAGCTGCTCAGTTACAACACCCTCAACCACAGCATCCACAATCACAACACCCTCAACAGCAACATCTACAACCCCAACACACTCAGCCACAACATCCACAATTACAACAGCCACAATTACAGCATCCACAACCACATCTACAGCCACAACaccctcaaccacaacaacatctACAGCCACAACACCCTCAACCACAACCAGCTCCTCTAG CTACACTGAGAAATGTGCCAGAAGCCCCTATCCATCTGCCTGCTTCTGCAG GCAGTGTTGCAGACAGTACCCCAACGGAGTTTGAAGCAAAATCTGCTAGAGATGGTGCATG GTATGACGTTGCAAGCTTTCTATCTCATAGGAATCTTGAGACAGGTGACCCG GAAGTTCTTGTGCGGTTTGCTGGCTTTGGAGCAGAAGAAGATGAATGGGTTGATATCCGTAGGCATGTTAGACAACGGTCTCTTCCATGTGAATCCTCAGAGTGTGTAGCAGTTCTTCCAGGAGACCTTGTACTCTGTTTTCAG GAAGGCAAAGAGCAGGCTCTCTACTTTGACGCACATGTTCTTGATTCGCAAAGACGAAGGCATGACATAAGAGGTTGCCGTTGTAGGTTTCTGGTGCGCTATGATCATGATCAGTCTGAG GAAATTGTGCCACTGAGAAAGGTATGCCGTCGACCTGAGACCGATCACAGGCTGCAGCTGCTTCATGCTTTGAATGACTCTGCAACAGCAAAACAGCTCAAAGCTGGTATTGAGCCTCGTACTGCTAGCTCATTGAGGGTGTATCCTCCTCCCGAAGTGACAGAGAGGCAGCTACAAAAAGAGGAATATGTCGATGTCATTCCTGTGGTTCCTGCAACTTCTAATTCAAATTTGGTTGCAGGTAGTGACACCAAAATTCAGCAACCAAATGGTTCCGAGATTGAGGATGCTGCTCCTGTAAAAATTTCCGATTCCCTGCAAGGCAGCGGTGTTCAGTTACTAGAAGCTCCTGGGCTCATCACAACTGTCATCCAGAAAGATCCGATTACGCCACTGGGAAAGAATACTGCGACTGAAGATGCAGTAGATGAAGCTGCTACAAACATTCGTGGAAATCAACTTGACGCTGTGTTAAATGATGTTGATGTACATGAAGCTGATACAAACATTGAAGGACATCCAAATGTGACACAAGAAACTAATGATGTGTTGATAAAAGCTGCTACAAACATTGAGGAAGACATAAACGGGACATCGGAAAATGATGCTATGTTTAACGAAGATGTGGCAAACACTGTGGAAGATATGAATGGGTCACCGGAAGATGAGGCTGTGTTAAATGAAGATGCAGGAAACGCGGAAGATCAGGCTGTGTTAAATGAAGATGCAAGAAACCTGGAAGATGGGGCTGTGTCAAATGAAGATGCAGGAAACGTTGAGGGAGATACAAATGGGATGCTGGAAGATGGGACTGTGCTGTATGAAGATGGTGCAAACATCGAGGGAAACACAAATGGGATGGTGGAAGATGTCGTTCTGTTAAATGAAAATGTTACTGGTACCAGCACTACTGCTGACCAATGA
- the LOC108217489 gene encoding uncharacterized protein LOC108217489 produces the protein MKKPTNPQWNDLDPFILSKIFSHLSLENQLRGPPFVCHSWLSASLHTVFNHPNLDLRSLQSLDDDDDVARYTQLLKIAIKHCKNWVSINLPCKKLPDFYTLMFVAENTPNISSVAVPCEASVDVYPIFMAVMYWKNLRIFDSPFRGIQMIRQLVDYCGGIVELGLHGEFSEREVSCIIEGFPGLKVLDLSKSTLSVNALGVLLDGRLRCIKDLSLLHCLFVDEDGKDVREDYVKFKAFRLEVLDKIRGIRSLKRFLHCLGKSCQQCADRSLEDK, from the coding sequence ATGAAGAAACCAACGAATCCCCAATGGAACGACCTGGATCCCTTCATCTTGTCCAAAATATTTTCCCATCTCAGCCTCGAAAACCAGCTTCGCGGCCCTCCATTCGTGTGTCATTCTTGGCTCTCCGCTTCACTACACACTGTTTTCAACCACCCCAATCTTGATCTTCGCTCATTACAAAGCCTcgacgatgatgatgatgttgcaAGATACACTCAGCTTCTTAAAATAGCCATCAAGCACTGCAAGAATTGGGTCTCTATTAATCTGCCGTGTAAAAAACTGCCCGATTTTTATACCCTTATGTTTGTAGCGGAGAACACGCCGAATATTTCGAGTGTGGCCGTGCCGTGTGAGGCTTCGGTGGATGTTTATCCGATTTTTATGGCGGTGATGTACTGGAAGAATCTGAGAATTTTTGATTCTCCGTTTCGGGGGATTCAGATGATCAGGCAGCTGGTGGATTATTGCGGCGGCATCGTGGAGCTTGGTTTACACGGGGAGTTTTCTGAGAGGGAGGTTTCGTGTATAATTGAAGGCTTTCCGGGGCTTAAAGTGTTGGATTTATCGAAGTCAACGCTTTCGGTCAATGCTCTGGGTGTTCTGTTGGATGGGAGATTGAGATGCATTAAGGACTTGAGTTTGTTGCATTGCTTGTTCGTTGATGAGGATGGGAAAGATGTGAGGGAGGATTATGTCAAGTTTAAAGCGTTTAGGCTCGAGGTTTTGGACAAAATTAGAGGGATTCGGAGTTTGAAGAGGTTCTTGCATTGCTTGGGGAAATCTTGCCAGCAATGTGCTGATAGATCTTTGGAGGACAAGTAG
- the LOC108215734 gene encoding probable E3 ubiquitin-protein ligase ZFP1, with protein sequence MGHRNIRYSGPMVDMDMDQQRQLQFNPYGSTPNFPPPNVVLPTPGNGNNFDVHYLPEPHGSYGMRQYNVFQHQLPAGNINLAASAASNHYNMYMASSSSARGFPVRLNSGPHDQYLSTNHGVEFPTDINGRNAHFIDGLGGSFKAKNANFQYYASAGASSSAAPLSARPVESNVGTMDASFAITDSRGHDMSSVMDIGSHRSMRDRSGVIGVGSLAPHNTNHLIRGQYPGQVFQTAPTPWIDQQLNSNAGDVGALTWNQPQAVPYIHGNFNGGCMEAASMGVTAYQVTTNNRTSATFLPPPPMLPGNFSLHHPSPPLPPMQGVRGRSLELHSQVATSSRRPPPGGTLHTGMNTFQGSGHTSSRLVGSVQPAGVQMHRPQRRERILDASARQHNLHYLRVLPEDGVALLELSDYHEMGDFADNHRDMRLDIDHMSYEELLALGEQIGSVGSGLSEDFIVSNLKSKTFTPSPSSSNVEETTSVNQELNFCVICQTEYKDEEKISTLDCGHEYHLECVKKWLLVKNSCPICKSAALTTGGSKEE encoded by the exons ATGGGACATCGTAATATCCGGTATAGTGGTCCAATGGTTGATATGGATATGGATCAACAAAGACAACTTCAATTTAATCCATATGGGAGCACTCCAAACTTTCCACCACCTAACGTGGTATTACCGACACCTGGAAATGGCAATAACTTTGATGTTCATTATCTGCCTGAGCCTCATGGATCATATGGGATGAGACAGTACAATGTCTTTCAGCATCAACTTCCTGCTGGTAATATTAACTTGGCTGCTTCCGCCGCATCCAACCACTATAACATGTACATGGCCTCTTCATCTAGTGCCAGAGGTTTCCCTGTAAGGCTAAATAGTGGGCCACATGACCAGTATTTATCAACTAATCATGGGGTTGAATTTCCTACAGACATTAATGGAAGAAATGCTCACTTTATAGATGGGTTGGGAGGTTCATTCAAGGCAAAGAATGCAAATTTTCAGTATTATGCCTCAGCTGGGGCGAGTTCTTCAGCTGCTCCTTTGAGTGCGAGACCTGTTGAATCAAATGTTGGTACAATGGATGCATCTTTTGCAATTACTGACAGCAGAGGCCATGACATGTCATCTGTAATGGATATTGGATCTCATAGAAGTATGCGAGACAGATCTGGTGTTATTGGCGTTGGTTCCCTGGCGCCACATAATACTAACCATTTGATAAGAGGACAGTATCCAGGTCAAGTCTTTCAGACAGCTCCCACTCCTTGGATAGATCAGCAATTAAACAGTAATGCAGGTGATGTTGGCGCTCTGACCTGGAACCAGCCACAAGCTGTGCCCTACATTCATG GTAACTTTAATGGAGGTTGTATGGAGGCAGCCAGTATGGGTGTAACGGCATATCAAGTTACAACTAACAACAGAACTTCTGCAACTTTTCTACCACCTCCTCCCATGCTCCCAGGGAACTTCAGCCTTCATCATCCATCACCACCACTGCCACCTATGCAAGGTGTTCGAGGCCGCAGTCTTGAATTGCATTCTCAAGTAGCAACATCTTCACGCAGACCTCCACCGGGTGGCACTTTACATACCGGTATGAATACTTTTCAGGGTTCTGGACACACGAGTTCCAGACTCGTGGGATCTGTTCAACCAGCTGGCGTACAGATGCACAGGCCACAACGACGAGAACGAATACTTGATGCAAGTGCAAGGCAACACAATCTTCATTACTTGAGAGTTCTTCCAGAAGAT GGAGTTGCACTGCTTGAGCTCTCGGACTATCATGAAATGGGTGATTTTGCTGATAATCACAGAGATATGCGCTTGGATATTGATCACATGTCATATGAG GAGCTTCTTGCATTGGGAGAACAGATTGGCAGCGTGGGCAGTGGCTTGTCTGAGGATTTTATTGTTAGTAATCTAAAGTCAAAAACATTTACTCCATCTCCATCTAGTTCTAACGTGGAAGAAACAACATCTGTGAATCAGGAATTGAACTTCTGCGTCATATGCCAG ACGGAATACAAGGATGAAGAGAAAATCAGTACCCTTGACTGTGGGCACGAGTATCATTTGGAATGCGTAAAGAAATGGCTGCTTGTAAAGAACAGTTGTCCCATATGCAAATCTGCGGCATTGACCACAGGAGGAAGCAAGGAGGAATGA